The Cervus canadensis isolate Bull #8, Minnesota chromosome 21, ASM1932006v1, whole genome shotgun sequence genomic interval ACTAACAACCAATCCCACAGCAATTGAGACTTTGGGGGGACTCATTAGGACTCTTACCAGAGGCAACACACCAGACTGTGTAGTAGTACTTTCactacaaaataatttattaaaacacaGCTTCAGCCTCCTATATACAAGCGCACATACTCCTGACTACCCTAACTAGGGGacccttttcttctcccttgcCTTGCGAACCTCTTCTATCAGATCTTTAAGATACTGGATCTCCTTGGCCAAGGAATCTGCCTTCTCTTTCAGAGcctcattcttcttttctagcTCTTTACATTCACCAGTGAGAGCCTCCTGTTCTGCCCTCTTCTTCTGGCGGTACCTAGTGGCTGCTGTCTTGTTCTGCTCCATTTTCTTCAGCTTCTTGTCTAGCTTCTCACCCTTTACTTTTGCTGCTACCATCTTCTCTCCAGGAGGGTCGTAGGGTTTGGGGCGGGAAGAGCCACCGAGGGCACCTGGAGATGGCAGGCTCTTATTTGGAGAGCCCCTGGAGGTGGAGGGGCTGTGCTGGGGAGAGCCCAGCGAGGAGTCAGGGCTCATACAGATGCCGCTATCATTATCTGAGGGGGCATCCTCCTCCTTTATGCACTGAGGGATCACAGTAATGCAAGTGGTGGAGTCTGGCTTACTATCTCCTTCAGAGATAACCACTTCACTGCACAGCTCTAAACTAAAGGAATGATCTGGAGTGGAAGAAAGGGCCCCTGGGGAAGGGGGAAGAGGTTGCAAGAAAGTGAAGGGGGCACCCTGGTCAATTGTTGGTAAACTTTCTGGAAGATGGCCAATTGGGTTCACTATCTGGGGGGGCTCCTTGTTAGTCTCCTGGAGTAGAGGATCAAAGAGATCACACGTGTCATCCAACGTGGCCAAGAGCTCATCTGGCATGGTTTCCAGGTCATCCATACTCAACAGGGTATCATTAAAATCAAACTCCTTCAAATCCATTTTCTCCACCATCCAATCTGTCCCGGAGAAAGCATCCTCTGGAAAACATAAAAAGTTGGAAGAAAATTGAATCAAATGTAGGAAGCCCCTACCACCAGATCccacaaagaaagaagaaaaaaatccctctTACCCTTGCTGTTGTCTGAGAAACTGACCAACCCATCCACAGCCAGCCATTCGGAGGAGCCTGCCTTAGCCTTGTCGCAGGAGAACCCATGAGGTTTGAAGTGCTTGGCCACCTCCAGGTAGTCATCTAGGAGACCTAAGCTCTCTTCAGCCCCCAAACCCGACGGGTCGAAGGGGGACACGAAGTCCCTCACGAACACCTCGCTGCTCAGGAAGCTCATCTCGGCCATGTTGCGAGCTTTTGATGCTTAATTCGAGGAATGTGCTTAATTCGAAGGTGTCTTTGTCGATTACAGCAAGGCTGCTGCTGAATGCCGTGAAAAGCCTGGATAGAAATTAGAAACCGAGTCCCATTAGAAATCAGCTGGTCCGAGAACTTCATCTTCTCACCCATTAGGCAGGATGGCCAAACAGAACTCCACTCCGTGTTGAAAATAGGGACCACGTGGCCCCAAGGCCATGGTGTCACCCTTACATTAGGCCGCACAAGATGGACGCCCGGCCCTTCCCTACCGGCCACAAGAGGAAGTCGCCCCACCCTCGCGTCCAAATCCGGCCCGAgccgcccggccccgcccacgCCCCTCCGACTCAAGCTGCGGCCGCCGCCCTGCCCCGCCGCCATCTTTGCTGCCACGTTTCGCGGGACGCCAGGTGGGACTCCGGTGGGTTCCGGGGAGCCCGGGGCCGACCAGTGCTTCGCTCCGAGGCAAAACGCCTATGTCCCCCGACGCAAGGGCACCGGCGTTTCGGGCACACCCAAGCAGGAGTCACGCGTCCTAGGCGCTCGTAAAACCGCTTCCCCCTCCGCGACGCCACCAGTCCGTCGGCCGCGCCCAAGCAGGCGAAAACCCCCTCACCGACCCAGGGGCGCCCAGCCGAGCGGCTCCTCCCTGGTACTTACGCCATGGCTTAAGCCGCTGGGGGGTTGCCGCTGCAGAGCCTGgtgctgctgccgccgctgcaAAGGCCGATGCTGCCGCAGGCACTGCTGCCTCTAATGCGCCATGGTGGCCGCGGACCCTGGGGGGAGCGGGAGGAGAGACGGTGCGCACTTGCCCGGAGGAACTACATCTATAGGCGGGAGGAAGAAAAAATGGCGGCAGCGGCCGAGCGCGGATCCTTTATAGACTCTGCCTCTGTGAGGACGCATCACAGACCACATCCTTCCGCCGCCGTCACGTGACTCGCGCCTCCCGCCCACGTATTATCATCTATCCGACGCCCCAACCGTTTCCAAATCTACAACTTTTATGTATAGGGAATACAAGTGAAGGAGGAATGGGTTTTTCTATTT includes:
- the ATF4 gene encoding cyclic AMP-dependent transcription factor ATF-4, with the translated sequence MAEMSFLSSEVFVRDFVSPFDPSGLGAEESLGLLDDYLEVAKHFKPHGFSCDKAKAGSSEWLAVDGLVSFSDNSKEDAFSGTDWMVEKMDLKEFDFNDTLLSMDDLETMPDELLATLDDTCDLFDPLLQETNKEPPQIVNPIGHLPESLPTIDQGAPFTFLQPLPPSPGALSSTPDHSFSLELCSEVVISEGDSKPDSTTCITVIPQCIKEEDAPSDNDSGICMSPDSSLGSPQHSPSTSRGSPNKSLPSPGALGGSSRPKPYDPPGEKMVAAKVKGEKLDKKLKKMEQNKTAATRYRQKKRAEQEALTGECKELEKKNEALKEKADSLAKEIQYLKDLIEEVRKAREKKRVP